The Pedococcus dokdonensis region GTGCGCCCTGACCGGAACACGCCGCTCACCAGCACGTTGGTCAGGGCGACGTCGACGTCGTAAGGGCGCTGGCGGGCCGCCTCGGGCTCGTCGAGCAGCCCGAGTCGCACGGTGAGCCGGTCGGGGTCATGGGGTCGGTCGACCGCGGAGGCTGCCAGCGCAGGGTCGTCTGGCCCCAGGTCGTGGGTCAACGGGGGGATCCAGAGCGAGGGCGGGGCCGTCGCACCGCGAGCACTGTGTGCGTGCGCCGCGTCCGACACGAGCCGGTCGAGCTCGGTGCGCACCGGCGCCCCGCTCCGGGACTCGGGGTGCCACGTGGGCGGCGGTGGCTCGCCGAAGGGCGACACCCGGACGTCGACCGGGCCCGAGCCGGCGCTGCCGATCGTCACCCGTGCGGTCTGGAAGCCGACCAGCGTGCGCTCGGCCCCGCGCCGGAGATAGGCCCGTCCGGGTGCGTCGTTGGGGATCTGGGCGGCATCCCTCGAGCCCAGGATCTCCATGGACTCCGAGTCGTTGACGACCCGGAGGCAGAGCCAGATGTTGGTGTTCGCTCGGATGGCCGGGGTGATCACCCCTCCGGGGGACTGGGTGGCCAGCAGAAGATGGATCCCGAGGCTTCTCCCTTGTGCCGCAATGGCGTCCAGCCTCGGCTTCACACGGGGCTGCTCGGTGACCAGGAGCGCGAACTCGTCGATGACGACGAGGAGGGTGGGCATCGACGGCGCCGCTTCGAGTCGTTCGTAGGCCGCGAGATCGGGCACCCCGTGGTCCGCGAGCACCCGCTTGCGGCGGGAGATCTCAGCGTCCAGCGACGTGAACGCGCGCTCCGAGAGCCGCTCGGAGGCGTCGAGGTCGGTCACGTAGCCCACGACGTGGGGCAGCCGCTCCAGGGCCGCGAAGGTGGCTCCGCCCTTGAAGTCGATGAGGAAGAGGGCCAGCCGGTCGGGCGGGTGCTGGGCGACGAGGGAAGCGATGAACGACAACAGCAGCTCGCTCTTGCCGGCGCCCGTCGTGCCGGCGATGATCCCGTGCGGACCGTCGCGGCGGAGGTCGACCGACACCGGTTCCCCCTGGTCATCCGCACCGAACACGCTCTGCACCCCGGGGCCGGGAGCCAGCCAGCGCTCGCTGACGCGCACCGAGTCGGACAGCCCGGAGAGCTCGAGGACACCTCGGGATCCGGCCCCGCCCGCCGCCTGGGACCTCGGGTCACGCAACCGCCCGAGGCCCACTGCGATCCGTCCCGCCGTCTCCGGGTCCACCGACGACGCGATGAAGGGACCGATCGGCCCGTCCTCCCACAGTCCCTCAGCGACGACGTGGAGTGAGGCAGCCGCCCGGCACACCACCTGGCACTCCGGGGGCAGTGACCGGGCCTCGTCGTCCATCACGAGGACCAGACCGCCCTGGGAGCTCACCGCACGGATGGCGTCGATGACCGCAGCGTGCTGGGAGCCTCCCTGCCCGACCACCAGCAGCACCTTCGGCTGCGCTGCGCCGCTGCCCCCGGACTCGACCCGCAGCGCGGTCCCGAGGTCGCCCGCGTCGACGGCGCCGGTCGCCAGGAGCCGTGCGGACGCCCGCGACACGTGCGGGAGCCACCGCACCCAGCCCCAGTCGGGGCCCGCGCCGACGACGACGACCTTCAGGGCGGAAGGTGCGTGGAGGATCGCTGCCTCGAGGACGGCCGAGGCGGTCATCGCGGTGATGACCGTCCGGGGGCCGGCGAGCCCCACGACTCCTGCGGACGGGGTGATGATCGGGACGTCCGGGGTGGCGGAGTGGAGGTGGCGGCACGCGGCCAGCTCATCGGCATACCGGCCGCTCGCCGGGCGCCGCGCTCCGGTCCCGGTGACCTTGGCCGCGCGCGCACGCGCGCCGGTCCCGAGTCGGATCCTGAGGAAGTCCTCGTCGCCGAGGCGTCGCTCCCACAAGCGTGGACCCTGGGTCGCCACCCACGTGGCCAGCTCGGCGCGCTCGGGGCTGAGGGTGCGCAGCGCCTCGGCCTGCGCGCGTCCGATCCCCTCGAGGCGTTCGTCGAGCCGGCCCAGCTCGGCGTGGAACGTCTTCACGCCGTGCTTGCGCCTCGACTGGTCACCGAGGATGCCGAAGCCGATGGTGGCCAGGCCGGCCACCGCCGCGACCCCGGCGAACAGCATGGCCGCCGGGTAGCGGACCGCCACCACGCCTGCGGCCAGGACGGCGACCAGTCCAGCCGCGACCTGCCAGCCGACCCCCCGGCCGGACAGCTCGGTGCCTTCGGGAAGGTCCGGGGCGGCCACCTCCACCAACGACACCGGTGCCGTCGCCCTCGGCGGGGTGTTGACCGTGGTGTCAGGGGCGTCGGCGAAGGGTGGGTCGCCGGCGGACGCGGCGGGGACGAGGGCCTCGTCGAACGCGGCGACGGTCAGGACGTCGCCGCGCCGAAGGGGCACGGAGCCCCAGGCGTCGGTGTTGCGCAGGAGCGAGCCGTCCTCACGCCGGTAGAGGCACCAGGACGTGCGCGCACCGGCCGTGAGGTCGAGGTATGCCGCGAGGGCGGCCGCCACGTCGCCGACCGAGGTCTGGTCCTGGGTGCCGAGCGTGACGGCCTGGACGGCCATCCCGGTCTCGGAGCGGACCTGGAGCTCGGTGGCAGGCGCGCGTCCGCGCCGGGCCGAGACCACGGACACCAGCGTTCGCGAGCGCCCGAGGGTGATGGTGTCACCCGGAAGGAGAGCCCTGGTCCCCCCGACTCGCTGACCATTCACCTTGGTGCCGTTGAAGGAGTCGAGGTCGGCCAGCAGGAGCCCGTCGGGGGTGGCGCTGACCGTCGCATGCCGCCGGGACACGCTGGGGTCGTCGAGGTGGAGGTCACTCGTCGCCTCACGGCCCAGCAGCACCTCGGCCCGCACCGGCACGCGGGCCGTCTCGACACCGTGGTGGGTGGCCACCAGCACTGCCTCGGCCGAACCCGGCGGAGCCGCCCGCACCTCCAGGACGACCGCGGTGGACTCACCGAAGGCCACCTGTCCCCCTGGCCGCACCAGGACGGGCGCGGTGACCTGACGAGAGTCGACCCGCGTGCCGGTGCGTGAGCCGGTGTCCACCACCAGCATCCCGCCGTCACGGAGCTCGACCAAGGCGTGGCGGCGCGACACGGACGGGTCCGTGAGCCGGAGCCCGGCCTCCTGTCCCCGGCCCACCGCGGTGCGCTCGACCACCGGCCAGACGAGTCCCGCATCCGGACCGGACACGAACCGCAGCAGCATTCGCCCGATCATCGCCACCTCTCGCAGTGTCGTCACGACGGTGCGTCGACTCGCTGGGCGTCGGCGCCCAGGCCGTCCCTGAAGACAATCTCCAAATGTCCGGGTGGGGAGCCGTCGCCCGGATGAGCACCCACTCCGCCTTTTGCCGGATTCCCCGTGGTCGCTCGTGTGCTCGACTTCGCACAGGTCATCCCCGGCGACGCACCGTTGGGGACGGTCGGAGGAGTGGCGATGGAGCCGAAGGTGATGGACGGCTCGCACCGCGGCAGCAGGATGCCGTCGTGAGCGAGGCAGAGGACGGGCTGGTGCGCGCGCTGCGCAACGTGCTGGCCGATCACGGCCGACGGGTCGCCGAGCACCCGGAGCGTGTGCGCGCCCTGCTCTCGGATGCGCTGGGTGACCGCTCGCGCGACTGGCGCGCCGACATCGACGCCCTGGTCATGGCCGCCGAGGAGCGGGTGCCGGCCAGCGTCACCGCAGCGGTCACCGACACCGGCATGGACGGCGACGAGGAAGTCCTCGTGCGGGCGATGACGCACCGAGGCCTGACCGTCGAGATGGCGCGCTCGGCGATCGACTTGTGGCGCTCGGCCCTGACGGCGGGCACCACCGCACCCCGTCGGCACGCCGACGCGGCCTGGCACCGACCGGCCCCTGCCCCGGAGCCGCGAGCCGTCGCGCCGGAGCCGCGGACCGTCGCACCCGAGCCCCGGGCCGTCGCCCCAGAGCCGCGAGCCGTCGCACCCGAACCGCGAGCCGTCGCACCCGAGCCCCGGGCCGTCGCAGGCGAGCCGCGGGGCACCGCCCCAGAGCCGCGGACCGTCGCGCCGGGACCCGGGCCTGCCGCCTCCGCACCGCGAGCGAGCCGCCCGGGCACCGCAGCAGCCTTCGTCGAGCCCGCCGCACCGACCGAGATCCCCCTGGACCGCGGCGGACCCGCCGGACCACCCCCGGGTCCGACACCGGGTCCGACAGCGGGTCCGACAGCGGGTCCGACAGCGGGTCCGACAGCCGGTCCGGCACCGAGTCCGACATCGGGTCCTTTCCCGGCCACCCCACGGGGCCCGCACGCGCCGAGCCACGGCGACCGGGCGCCTACCCCGACGCTCGTCACCATGAGTCGCGGTCGGGTGCTGGCCATGGGTGGTGCGGCGGTGGTCGCGGCCCTCGTCGTGGGCGGCATCGGCGCCCGCCAGCTGACGCCTGCGCCGAAGGCCGCCCTCGTGGCGGCGACCCCCACGGTGAGCACGTCCACCGTGACCTCGACGAGCACCTCTGTGGAGACCGTCACGGTCACCGCTGCGCCCCGGACCGTGCGGTCGACCGTGGTGGTCAACGCAGCGAAGCTGCGTGCCCGCAACCTGAGCGGCACGACGATGACATACGTGACCTACACGGGCTCGTCGGGCTGCGTCCTGAAGCCCAAGAAGGGGCTCCCCTACCGAGCCTGCTTCACGTGGGACACCGCCGAGGCGACCGGCACGGTGAAGAGCTGGAAGCTCACTTCGGCCAAGGTCATCTCCGGCACCGGCACGGTCTCGGTCTCCGGGAAGCGGATCAACTACCACTACACCCGCAACGGTCCCTACACGACGAAGGTCCGTTACACGATCGAGGGCGGTGGCTACGTCAGCACGGGCGTCTACACCTTCGCCGTGCAGTGCAACCCGAACTTCACCTGCAAGCGGGCGTTCCCGTTGTGACGTGCGTCGGCGCCCCTCCCCGCCTCGTCTTCAGCGCCTCTTCAGCGCCTCCCGGTTTCCTCGTCCCATCCACCCACCGACACCGCGTCGGAACCGACACAAGGAGCACACCATGGCCATCGCCGGCGACCTCGAGCAGCTCATGACCCTTCAGCAGGTCTTCACCCGCAACAGCCAGTCGGTCGAGGAGCTCAGCTCCTCCATCCGCTCGCAGCTGCAGAACACGCGGTGGGAAGGCCCCGCCGCAGACCGCTTCCGCTCCGCCTGGAACACCGAGTTCGAGACGGCCCTGCGTCGCCTCGGTGAGGCCTTGTCCGACTGCTCGTCCGAGGTGAGCCGCCGTCGTGAGGCGCTCGCCCAGGCCGGCAGCTAGTCCGTCAACGCCATGTCCGTCACGGGTATCGCCGAGGACCCCGTCGCACTGCGCGGGACCGCCGTGCAGCTGCGGCGGGAGGCGGAAGTGATCGTCTCCGCCGCGCGCTCCACCGCACAGAAGGCCGCGAGCATGGCCTACGCCGGCCCTTCCGCGGACATCTTCCGCACCAGCATCGCGGCAGCCGCGTCGGCATCCGGCCAGCTCGCCGCGCGGCTGGTCGAGCTGGCCCAGTGGCTCGACACCTGTGCCGTGCAGGCCGAGGCCGAGATCGCGGCCCGTCGCGCAGCAGGGCTGACGTGACGACCACGGAGAGCAGGTCGACCCCGCAGACCATGTGGTCCGGGGTCGACGTGCTGTTCCTGAGCGCCACCGGCAGCGACGCCGACGTGACCCTGTGGGCCATCCCGGCAACCGGGGCCGCGCCCCCGGCTCCTGACCAGCTGCGCAGCGTCGCCGAGGA contains the following coding sequences:
- a CDS encoding FtsK/SpoIIIE domain-containing protein, producing the protein MTTLREVAMIGRMLLRFVSGPDAGLVWPVVERTAVGRGQEAGLRLTDPSVSRRHALVELRDGGMLVVDTGSRTGTRVDSRQVTAPVLVRPGGQVAFGESTAVVLEVRAAPPGSAEAVLVATHHGVETARVPVRAEVLLGREATSDLHLDDPSVSRRHATVSATPDGLLLADLDSFNGTKVNGQRVGGTRALLPGDTITLGRSRTLVSVVSARRGRAPATELQVRSETGMAVQAVTLGTQDQTSVGDVAAALAAYLDLTAGARTSWCLYRREDGSLLRNTDAWGSVPLRRGDVLTVAAFDEALVPAASAGDPPFADAPDTTVNTPPRATAPVSLVEVAAPDLPEGTELSGRGVGWQVAAGLVAVLAAGVVAVRYPAAMLFAGVAAVAGLATIGFGILGDQSRRKHGVKTFHAELGRLDERLEGIGRAQAEALRTLSPERAELATWVATQGPRLWERRLGDEDFLRIRLGTGARARAAKVTGTGARRPASGRYADELAACRHLHSATPDVPIITPSAGVVGLAGPRTVITAMTASAVLEAAILHAPSALKVVVVGAGPDWGWVRWLPHVSRASARLLATGAVDAGDLGTALRVESGGSGAAQPKVLLVVGQGGSQHAAVIDAIRAVSSQGGLVLVMDDEARSLPPECQVVCRAAASLHVVAEGLWEDGPIGPFIASSVDPETAGRIAVGLGRLRDPRSQAAGGAGSRGVLELSGLSDSVRVSERWLAPGPGVQSVFGADDQGEPVSVDLRRDGPHGIIAGTTGAGKSELLLSFIASLVAQHPPDRLALFLIDFKGGATFAALERLPHVVGYVTDLDASERLSERAFTSLDAEISRRKRVLADHGVPDLAAYERLEAAPSMPTLLVVIDEFALLVTEQPRVKPRLDAIAAQGRSLGIHLLLATQSPGGVITPAIRANTNIWLCLRVVNDSESMEILGSRDAAQIPNDAPGRAYLRRGAERTLVGFQTARVTIGSAGSGPVDVRVSPFGEPPPPTWHPESRSGAPVRTELDRLVSDAAHAHSARGATAPPSLWIPPLTHDLGPDDPALAASAVDRPHDPDRLTVRLGLLDEPEAARQRPYDVDVALTNVLVSGVFRSGRTTAVRRIVAELVRARSPRLLHLYVIDGRGGLREVADLPHTGGHTGVHDLELLAGLVDRVGRVVEQRREHGFDPATDARVVLVVDDYPTFREASQPILQDRLNDQLLSLVAQGRSLGVHVVMTCGQVNDLRLTLASHFQTKILLRQPEAVDYAVVDVRLGPGEMPEDLPGRALVRGGHEVQIVNQLAVPPTAEGDSDGRPSRLVRLPTDHSEDAAAGLESWPPGQVPIGVGGDDAAPVWLGPRHGPHLVVLGESLTGRTTALRTVAGRLLAEDPTRVLAVVTRRRGSAAGWDSMPRRIALAEGPEDLNDLLDAVEASPAPVVLVVDDAEALGASASAGDRLERLLRDARGSGLRSVVGARTADWARLFDGWARYLASLRVALLLAPTPEAAMAAETRLPATVVPMVQGRGFLVAGGRAELVQVTRLVERPHEEARPVTELAVPVSRDHEVTSEPAS
- a CDS encoding WXG100 family type VII secretion target, with translation MAIAGDLEQLMTLQQVFTRNSQSVEELSSSIRSQLQNTRWEGPAADRFRSAWNTEFETALRRLGEALSDCSSEVSRRREALAQAGS